A region of Phaseolus vulgaris cultivar G19833 unplaced genomic scaffold, P. vulgaris v2.0 scaffold_18, whole genome shotgun sequence DNA encodes the following proteins:
- the LOC137817164 gene encoding serine/threonine-protein phosphatase PP1 isozyme 3-like isoform X1 has product MERGVLDGIINKLLEVRGRPGKQVQLSEPEIKQLCLVSRDIFSNQPNLLELDAPLKICGDIHGQYSDLLRLFEYGGLPPRSNYLFLGDYVDRGKQSLETICLLLAYKIKYPNNFFLLRGNHECASINRIYGFYDECKRRFNVKLWKVFTECFNCLPVAALIDEKILCMHGGLSPELHNLNQIKSLPRPSEVPETGLLCDLLWSDPSSDIRGWGENERGVSYTFGVDRVTEFLQKHDLDLICRAHQVVEDGYEFFADRQLVTIFSAPNYCGEFDNAGAMMTVDESLVCSFQILKPVEKKPSIFRFGSTTTVKPSTPTKAKQSFFGAKA; this is encoded by the exons ATGGAACGTGGGGTTCTTGATGGTATCATCAATAAGCTGCTCGAAGTCAGAGGCAGACCCGGCAAGCAGGTGCAACTTTCTGAGCCTGAAATCAAGCAGCTTTGTCTTGTCTCCAGGGATATCTTCTCCAACCAGCCCAACCTCTTGGAACTCGACGCACCACTCAAGATCTGTg GAGATATCCATGGTCAATATTCTGACCTTCTGCGACTTTTTGAGTACGGTGGGTTGCCTCCTCGTTCTAATTACTTATTTTTAGGGGACTATGTTGATCGTGGGAAGCAAAGCTTGGAGACTATATGTCTCCTTCTggcttataaaataaaatatcctAATAACTTCTTTCTTCTGAGGGGCAACCATGAATGTGCTTCTATAAACCGCATCTATGGATTTTATGATGAGTGTAAACGAAGATTCAATGTGAAGCTTTGGAAAGTGTTCACAGAATGCTTCAACTGTTTGCCAGTGGCAGCTCTAATTGATGAAAAAATACTCTGCATGCATGGTGGACTCTCTCCTGAGTTACACAATTTAAATCAGATAAAGAGTTTGCCGCGTCCTTCTGAAGTGCCCGAAACTGGTCTACTATGTGACCTCCTTTGGTCTGATCCTAGCAGTGACATTCGGGGTTGGGGAGAAAATGAACGTGGAGTTTCCTATACATTTGGTGTTGACAGGGTGACAGAATTCCTTCAGAAGCATGATCTTGATTTGATTTGCAGGGCCCATCAG GTTGTGGAAGACGGATATGAATTCTTTGCTGACAGACAACTTGTAACTATCTTCTCGGCACCTAATTACTGTGGAGAGTTTGACAATGCTGGTGCAATGATGACTGTTGATGAGTCACTCGTTTGCTCTTTTCAAATATTGAAGCCTGTAGAAAAAAAGCCTAGTATATTTCGTTTTGGGAGCACTACCACAGTTAAGCCTAGTACTCCAACAAAAGCCAAG CAATCATTTTTTGGTGCTAAAGCATGA
- the LOC137817164 gene encoding serine/threonine-protein phosphatase PP1 isozyme 3-like isoform X2 translates to MERGVLDGIINKLLEVRGRPGKQVQLSEPEIKQLCLVSRDIFSNQPNLLELDAPLKICGDIHGQYSDLLRLFEYGGLPPRSNYLFLGDYVDRGKQSLETICLLLAYKIKYPNNFFLLRGNHECASINRIYGFYDECKRRFNVKLWKVFTECFNCLPVAALIDEKILCMHGGLSPELHNLNQIKSLPRPSEVPETGLLCDLLWSDPSSDIRGWGENERGVSYTFGVDRVTEFLQKHDLDLICRAHQVVEDGYEFFADRQLVTIFSAPNYCGEFDNAGAMMTVDESLVCSFQILKPVEKKPSIFRFGSTTTVKPSTPTKAKIC, encoded by the exons ATGGAACGTGGGGTTCTTGATGGTATCATCAATAAGCTGCTCGAAGTCAGAGGCAGACCCGGCAAGCAGGTGCAACTTTCTGAGCCTGAAATCAAGCAGCTTTGTCTTGTCTCCAGGGATATCTTCTCCAACCAGCCCAACCTCTTGGAACTCGACGCACCACTCAAGATCTGTg GAGATATCCATGGTCAATATTCTGACCTTCTGCGACTTTTTGAGTACGGTGGGTTGCCTCCTCGTTCTAATTACTTATTTTTAGGGGACTATGTTGATCGTGGGAAGCAAAGCTTGGAGACTATATGTCTCCTTCTggcttataaaataaaatatcctAATAACTTCTTTCTTCTGAGGGGCAACCATGAATGTGCTTCTATAAACCGCATCTATGGATTTTATGATGAGTGTAAACGAAGATTCAATGTGAAGCTTTGGAAAGTGTTCACAGAATGCTTCAACTGTTTGCCAGTGGCAGCTCTAATTGATGAAAAAATACTCTGCATGCATGGTGGACTCTCTCCTGAGTTACACAATTTAAATCAGATAAAGAGTTTGCCGCGTCCTTCTGAAGTGCCCGAAACTGGTCTACTATGTGACCTCCTTTGGTCTGATCCTAGCAGTGACATTCGGGGTTGGGGAGAAAATGAACGTGGAGTTTCCTATACATTTGGTGTTGACAGGGTGACAGAATTCCTTCAGAAGCATGATCTTGATTTGATTTGCAGGGCCCATCAG GTTGTGGAAGACGGATATGAATTCTTTGCTGACAGACAACTTGTAACTATCTTCTCGGCACCTAATTACTGTGGAGAGTTTGACAATGCTGGTGCAATGATGACTGTTGATGAGTCACTCGTTTGCTCTTTTCAAATATTGAAGCCTGTAGAAAAAAAGCCTAGTATATTTCGTTTTGGGAGCACTACCACAGTTAAGCCTAGTACTCCAACAAAAGCCAAG ATTTGTTAG